The Streptomyces sp. Mut1 genome window below encodes:
- a CDS encoding DUF5134 domain-containing protein: MHGPAVSGWLLMTLCAVTGAYCLLRTRAGSAEDRRTARAEALMGFGMAAMAIPAAAVAPPAWGWSVYAVLFGVAALRALWFSRRDGHHLHHLVGSSAMVYMAVVMAGAGGSGHGAHTMGSHGMAAAGGIPVLTGLLLVYYAVYVLRSGARLIPMATAASVGAGGGPAPAWGVAPELAPACRLTMGIAMFAMLLTL, from the coding sequence GTGCACGGACCGGCGGTGTCCGGATGGCTGCTGATGACATTGTGCGCGGTGACGGGCGCGTACTGCCTGCTGCGGACCCGGGCGGGCAGTGCGGAGGACCGCAGAACCGCGCGGGCGGAGGCGCTGATGGGCTTCGGCATGGCCGCGATGGCGATTCCGGCCGCCGCGGTCGCCCCGCCCGCCTGGGGATGGAGCGTGTACGCGGTGCTGTTCGGGGTGGCGGCCCTGCGTGCCCTGTGGTTCTCCCGGCGCGACGGCCACCACCTGCACCATCTGGTCGGCTCATCGGCGATGGTCTACATGGCCGTCGTGATGGCCGGGGCCGGCGGCTCGGGCCACGGCGCGCACACGATGGGCTCGCACGGCATGGCCGCCGCGGGTGGCATACCCGTGCTGACCGGGCTGCTCCTCGTCTACTACGCCGTGTACGTGCTGCGCTCGGGCGCCCGGCTCATACCGATGGCCACCGCGGCCTCCGTGGGCGCGGGCGGCGGGCCGGCGCCCGCGTGGGGGGTGGCGCCCGAGCTCGCACCGGCCTGCCGGCTGACCATGGGCATAGCCATGTTCGCGATGCTGCTCACTCTGTGA